A part of Acropora palmata chromosome 8, jaAcrPala1.3, whole genome shotgun sequence genomic DNA contains:
- the LOC141888888 gene encoding uncharacterized protein LOC141888888, producing MKGFFTAVAVFFLNLNKLGVAEAPSPTESPSTKDAGTSLHFKVPQAAIIFLSFLGGCLVFVFILYKILHSDSVCKLNRDRPSGNKSVDYVELGQSPAVAEEPSDDDSLDLVEKKTTLSDKSSAKLTWSSEFREKSRSMGDLPPPEKPAKATPRRKMTAWERPSVEAVKAVGYMSVLSAYGDGTSSQDTHLSPKKLRESRGEISCVAKLQVSVGFSQTAQRLEVTIIRVQDFPEYISASSATSAMSVHLTLMPSKRYRFKTKTKATADVTINETFVMRGVTEKELMDSVLRFRIYAQGPIKKAKLIGETETHVTDFDLDDIVSTMWIMIPPVSVATPEQRKPSKAKQSNRK from the exons atgaaaggttttTTCACAgctgtggctgtctttttcttgaatttgaaCAAACTCGGTGTGGCAGAAGCGCCGTCACCAACGGAGTCGCCGTCGACAAAGGATGCTGGAACAAGTCTGCATTTTAAGG TTCCTCAAGcagcaataatatttttatcatttcttgGAGGATGCCTGGTGTTTGTGTTCATCTTGTACAAGATTCTTCATTCCGACTCAGTGTGTAAATTGAACCGCGATCGACCCAGCGGAAATAAGAGTGTAGACTATGTGGAATTGGGACAATCACCCGCCGTGGCAGAGGAACCCAGTGATGACGATAGTCTAGACTTAGTGGAGAAGAAAACCACACTTAGCGACAAGTCATCGGCGAAACTTACTTGGAGCAGCGAGTTTCGGGAGAAGAGTAGAAGTATGGGAGATTTGCCACCTCCGGAAAAACCTGCTAAGGCTACTCCTCGAAGAAAAATGACGGCGTGGGAGAGGCCATCAGTGGAAGCCGTAAAAGCTGTTGGCTATATGAGCGTGTTAAGCGCCTACGGTGACGGAACAAGTTCTCAAGATACGCACTTGTCACCAAAAAAGCTCCGTGAATCGAGAGGCGAAATCAGTTGCGTTGCAAAGTTACAAGTATCCGTGGGGTTTTCTCAGACTGCCCAGCGTTTGGAAGTGACCATCATTCGCGTACAAGACTTTCCGGAGTACATCTCTGCCAGTAGCGCCACTTCGGCAATGTCCGTTCATCTAACTCTGATGCCGTCCAAGCGATATCGATTCAAAACGAAGACGAAGGCGACTGCTGACGTCACGATTAACGAGACGTTCGTTATGCGTGGTGTGACGGAGAAAGAGCTGATGGATAGCGTGCTCCGTTTTAGAATTTACGCACAGGGACCGATAAAAAAGGCCAAACTGATTGGTGAAACAGAGACACACGTCACTGATTTTGACCTTGATGATATCGTGTCAACTATGTGGATAATGATTCCACCTGTATCCGTAGCAACACCCGAACAAAGAAAACCTTCTAAGGCAAAACAATCAAACCGAAAATGA
- the LOC141888887 gene encoding succinyl-CoA:acetate/propanoyl-CoA:succinate CoA transferase-like, whose translation MPLLSSHLRRLLLWQPRRELLSQTTCVFSKLEKYSENNYGRSYYTYSLEPFHPLPGKTPAWKSLEEAVQIIESGMKVFVHGGAATPFPLLEALAKRGREAPLKNVQLIHIHTEGHDKVVSPEFEGIFRSNSLFTGANCREAVNEGRADFTPIFLSEIPLLFQRKIIDLDVALIQVSPPDKHGFCTLGPSVDCTRSAIQNAKYIIGLVNPHCPRTYGPGGIHQSHLDVLCFKEFKLPELAVKPETPEEAKIGEFIAGNLVEDGATLQMGIGSIPDACLSRLMDHKNLGIHSEMFSDGVVPLVERGAVTNAFKTVLPGRCVGSFIIGTEKVFEFIDENPFVVMLDVGYVNLVSIISQNPKVTAINSCIEVDLTGQVVSDSIGTRIYSGVGGQIDFLRGAALCVDGLGKPILALNSVTKKGETKIVPFLKQGGGVVTTRAHVHYIVTEYGIAYLFGKNLRQRAHELIRIAHPDHREALEAAAFERLKCMPSPD comes from the exons ATGCCTCTCTTATCTTCACATTTACGCAGGTTGTTGTTGTGGCAACCTCGACGCGAGTTACTTTCACAAACTACGTGTGTTTTTTCCAAGCTTGAAAAATACAGCGAGAATAATTATG gtcGAAGCTATTACACCTATTCCCTTGAACCGTTCCATCCTCTTCCTGGCAAAACCCCAGCTTGGAAGTCTCTGGAAGAGGCTGTTCAAATCATCGAgtcag GAATGAAGGTTTTTGTCCATGGGGGTGCAGCCACGCCCTTTCCTCTTCTTGAAGCATTGGCCAAGAGAGGACGGGAAGCTCCACTGAAGAATGTGCAGTTGATTCACATCCACACAGAAGGACATGATAAAGTTGTGTCTCCTGAGTTTGAAG GAATTTTCAGAAGCAATTCCTTGTTCACTGGGGCAAACTGCCGCGAAGCTGTGAATGAAGGTCGTGCTGATTTCACACCAATCTTTTTGAGTGAGATTCCTCTTCTCTTCCAACGCAAAATCATCGATCTTGATGTTGCCCTGATACAAGTAAGCCCGCCTGATAAACATGGATTCTGCACTCTGGGTCCCAGTGTTGACTGCACAAGATCTGCTATACAGAATGCTAAGTATATTATAG GGCTCGTCAATCCACACTGTCCTCGCACTTATGGCCCGGGAGGAATTCACCAGTCTCACCTTGATGTGCTCTGTTTCAAAGAGTTTAAATTACCAGAGCTAGCGGTGAAACCCGAGACACCAGAGGAAGCTAAAATTGGTGAATTCATCGCTGGGAATCTTGTAGAAGATGGTGCCACTCTTCAAATGG GAATTGGATCAATACCAGATGCATGTTTAAGTCGTCTGATGGATCACAAAAACCTTGGTATTCACTCAGAAATGTTCAGTGATGGCGTGGTACCTTTGGTTGAAAGAGGAGCAGTAACAAATGCTTTCAAGACAGTGTTGCCTGGTCGCTGTGTGGGAAGTTTTATCATTGGAACAGAGAAAGTGTTCGAGTTTATCGATGAAAACCCCTTCGTTG TGATGTTGGATGTTGGTTATGTCAACTTGGTGTCAATCATAAGTCAGAATCCAAAAGTGACAGCTATCAATTCATGTATTGAAGTGGATCTCACTGGTCAAGTTGTTTCGGATTCCATTGGCACGAGAATATATTCAG GGGTAGGTGGCCAGATTGACTTTTTACGAGGTGCGGCTCTTTGTGTAGATGGCCTTGGTAAACCTATTTTAGCCTTGAACTCTGTCACTAAGAAAGGCGAGACTAAGATTGTGCCCTTCTTGAAGCAAG GTGGCGGCGTGGTTACAACTCGGGCGCATGTGCACTACATAGTCACTGAGTATGGAATCGCTTACCTTTTTGGAAAGAATCTGCGGCAGCGAGCTCATGAACTTATACGAATCGCTCACCCGGATCATCGTGAGGCACTAGAGGCGGCAGCGTTTGAACGGCTTAAGTGCATGCCTTCACCTGATTGA